The region TGGGCGGAGAGACGCTCTCGCGCATGGTGGCGGTGGCGGCGGTGCCCTCCTTGGACTGGCTCATCCTGGCGTCGGTGGATCCTCAGCACCGCCCGGTTCTGACCCCACGCCGCTTGCTGATTATCGGATCCCTGGCGGGGGTTTTGCTTTTGTCCCTGGCGTTGGCCACGGGCCTGGGCTTCGACCGACTGGTGCTGCGGCCCCTGGCCGACCTCAGCCGTTCCTTACGTCGGGTGGGCACGGGCGAGTATGACCTTCCGCCCCTGTCGTCCCGCCAAGACGAATTGGGGGAACTGACCCGAGCCTTTGACGGGATGGCGCGGCAGGTCCGGGCCCACTCCGACCACCTGGAGCACTTGGTCAGCGAGCGCACCCATGAACTGATGGCAGTCCATGCCCGTCTGAGCGATACGCATCGCCTGCTCACCGACAGCGTGCGCTACGCCAGCTTGATTCAACGGGCGATCTTGCCCGATCGCCTGCTCGAAGAAAACTGCCCCGGCTCTTACTTTGTCTTGTGGCGACCACGGGATGTGGTGGGCGGCGATTTTTACGTCTATCGCGCCAACCAGCGAGGCTGTCTGTTCGGCGTCGTGGATTGTGCGGGGCACGGGGTTCCCGGGGCGTGCATGACCATGATTGCCCATGCGGCTTTGGAAGTGGCCCTGCGTGACGGCCCCCCGGACGATCCCGCCGGACTGCTCGCGCGTACCGACGCGGTGGCGCGCTCCATGCTCCCCGCCAGCGAACGCGACGCCCGGGTGGCGACCAGCATCGACATGGGTCTGGTCTTCGTGGCGCTGGACACGCAAACCCTGACCTTTGCCGGGGCCCACCTGTCCTTGTTGTGGAGCCATGGGGGAGAAAGTGGAGAAATCCCGGGCGACCGCCGGGGCCTCAACGACCGCAAGCCGGGCCACTATACCAACACGACCTTACCGCTGGTCCACGGACGCACCTACTATCTGGTGACCGATGGCCTGCTGGACCAAGCGGGCGGTGCGCACGGGTTCGGGTTTGGCCCGAGCCGCTTTCGCGCGTGGATGAACACCCATGCCGACTTGGCGCTTGACCTCCAAAAAGCGAGCCTGGAACAAACCCTGGATGCCTATCGCGGCGACCAGGGACAACGTGACGATATCACCGTTTTGGCGTTTCGCTTTGAGTCGAGCGCCTGACGGTTTTCCCAGGAGCGGAGAATCCCCTGATGATCGACCAGCCCCCCTTGCGGGACCCCACCCTCGCCCTGGCGCCGGATATTTACGCCCTGCGCGAAATCTTCAACCGCGAACGCATCATGCTGTGTTTTAACGGGCCGGTCACCGCCGCGTTGATCGAAGAGATCGGGGCGGCCTTGCGCCGGCACATGGAAGGACTGGCCGAATCAAGCTCGGCGGTTTCCGATGTCTTTTCCGTCTATATTGAAATGACCCAAAATATCCGCCGCTACGTGCAAGACCATCCCGATCTGGCGCTGGAAACGGCGAGCTTGTTTGTCTCGCGCGATGATACCGGACACTATGTCATCAGCGCTGGCAACGTGGTTGCCCTCCCTGATGGCGAAGCCCTTGTCCAGCGTATCAACGCGCTGGCCCCCCTGACCAAGGAAGAGCTGAAGCGCTCCTTCAAAGCCCAGTTGCGCCAGCCCCGGGAGACTCTCAACGGAAGTGCTGGCCTTGGCCTGATCGACATGGCCCGCAAGGCAACCCAGCCTTTGCTCGCTGCGTTGCGGCCGTTGGAAAAGGACCGGTCCTTTTTTCCCTGCGTGTTGTCCTGTAGGGTGTCCCTTGGGGGGAGGCGAGCCCCTCTTTTTCTGGTACAAGGTCATTCATGGAAACACTTGAGATCGCCCAAACCAAAGCCAGCCCCTTGATCCGGGCCGACTGGGAGACCGGGACCATCACCATGTGCGGTGATTCCTATCCCGAAAATTCTTTTGAATTTTTTCAACCTCTTATCGACTGGGTCGAGGCCTTTTTGGCCCACGACTCCCGTCCGTTGCTCCTGGAGCTGGAGCTTCTCTACCTCAACACCAGCTCGATCAGGACCTTGATGGACATCCTTGACCAGTTGGAGGAGGCGTCGCGTCAGGGGCGCTTGGTGCGAGCCCGCTGGCTTTATGACGCCGCCAACGAACGGGTCGGCGAGTTGGCCCAGGAGTTCAAGGAAGATTGCACCTTCCCCTTTGATATTGTGACCAAGGCCGAGGCATCGTGAAAGAGGCCCTGGATCTGCGCGTGACCACAGCCTTGGCGGCGGCTCACCCCGACCCGGAGGATCTGCGCGGCTTGCTGCAAGAGCTTTTTGACCGTTACCAGACACAACAACGCCTTCTTGACCGCCTCACCCATATATCGGACCGCTACCAAAACGCAGAACGCGACCGTGGCCAGACCTACGCCGAAAACTACCAGCGCAAGGTGCGCCAAATTGAAAAAATTGTGCGCATCAGCGACCATTATCAGGCGATGCTCAGGTCCTTGAACGAGCATCTCCACACGATCTCCACCCATGACGAACTGACCGGCCTGCCCAATCGCCGCTACATGCGCGACCGTCTGGCACAGGAGATGGCCTATGCCGAGCGCCATCAAAGCGTGTTCAGCCTCGCCCTGGCCGACATTGATCGGTTTAAGACTATCAACGACACCTGGGGGCATTCGATGGGCGACCAAGTGCTCGCTCATACCGCGGCGCTGCTTCAGTCGGAAATTCGGGAGTATGACGTATGCTCGCGCTGGGGCGGGGAGGAGTTCTTGCTGCTGTTTCCCTCGTGCCCGCTCGCCGAGGCGCTACTCCTGGCCGAGCGGTTGCGCGAGAGCGTTGCGGTCCCCGCGACCCCAAGCGACCTCCCCGGGGTGACGGTAAGCGTGGGCCTGACGGAAGTTCGACCCGGCGACAGCCTGGATGATGCCCTCAAACGGGCCGATACGGCCCTGTACAAGGCCAAAGACCAAGGGCGCAACCGGGTGATCACGCTCTCGGGCAGGGGGCTTGCCTAAAAATAGGGAAGGCTGGGGAGGCGGGCCGTCCCCACGACCCGGGGGGCGGGAGGGCCAATTAATAAAAAGAAAGCGGAGGTCTGGAGGCGTCAGCCTCCAGGCGGGGTCCGGGGCGGCAGCCCCGCATCACCGAAGCAGGCCCCCCCGCCCTTACGGCCGTACCGCGAACAGCAGGTAGTTCATGCTGACATCGGTGGTTTTGCTCCATTCCCCGGAGAGGGGATTGAAGGTCATGCCGGCGAGGTCACGGGTTTCGACGCCGGCGCGGCGCAGGCCATCGGAGAACTCGCTAGGTTTCAGGAACTTGCGCCAGTCGTGGGTTCCGCGCGGCAGCCAGCGCAGAACGTATTCGGCGCCGAACTTGGCGAGGGCCAGGGCCTTGACGGTGCGGTTCAAGGTGGCGCCGACCAGGGCACCGCCGGGGCGCAGCAAGGCACCGACCGACTGGAAGAACAGGTCAAGGTCGGCGACGTGTTCGACCACTTCCATGATCAAGACGGCATCGAAGGTAGCGCCCTCGGCCGCCAGATCTTCCGGGGTGGCGACGCGGTAGGTCACGGGCACGCCGGAGCGCTGGGCGTGGTTGCTGGCCGTGCCGACATTGCGCTCGGCGGCGTCGATGCCGACCACCTCGAATCCGAGGCGGGCCAGGGGCTCGCACAGCAGGCCGCCGCCGCAGCCCACATCAAGCAGGCGCAAGCCCTCGAAGGGACGCTCGACGTCGAGGGATCGGCCGAAGTGCTGGGCCATGTGATCGCGGATGAAGGCGATGCGCACGGGATTGAACTTGTGCAACGGCTTGAACTTGCCTTCGGGATCCCACCAGGCGTCGGCCATGGCGCTGAACTTGGCCAGTTCCGCCGGCAAGGCGGTGCTGGGACTCGTGGTCGTCATCGGGGTCTCTCCCATTGCCGTTGACCGGGCCTCGCCGCCTGGAGAGGTCCGCCTTAAGCCAGTGATACGGCCGCCCTGCCCGGCTGGACCGCCCCGGCCCGGCCTTTGTGCGGCCCCGAAGGATGGGGGGCCGTATCCCCGCTTGCGGGGGGCGACGCGCTGCTTTACTACACGGCGCGGAACCGGGGAGCAACCGGACGCGACACGCTCACCAAACCCACGCTCACCAAACACCGTATCCCCAACCATCGGGACCGAGAATAAGGAAGGCGCTACGCCATGGCGCGCATCGTCATGAAATTCGGCGGAACGTCGGTCGGCGACATCGACCGCATCCGCAACGTCGCCCGGCGCGTCAAGGCCGAGGTGGACGCCGGCAACGAGGTGGCCGTGGTGGTCTCGGCCATGTCGGGCGAAACCAACCGCCTCGTCGGCTTTTGCGACGCTATCGCCGAACTGTACGATACCCGCGAATACGACGCCGTGGTCTCCACCGGCGAGCAGGTGACCGTGGGCCTCCTGGCCATGGCGCTGCAAACCCTGGGGGTGGACGCGCGCTCGTGGACGGGGTGGCAGATCCCCATTCACACCGACGACGCCCACGGCAAGGCGCGGATCCTTTCCATCGACACCTCGGTGGTGAGCCAGCGCCTCGCCCAAGGTCAGGTGGCGGTGGTGGCGGGCTTTCAGGGCTTGGGGACCGACAACCGCATCACCACCTTGGGCCGGGGCGGCTCGGACACCTCGGCGGTGGCGCTGGCCGCCGCCCTGAAGGCCGATCGCTGCGACATCTACACCGACGTGGATGGGGTTTATACCACCGATCCGCGCATCGTGGCCAAGGCGCGCAAGCTCCATCGCATCACCTACGAGGAAATGCTGGAACAGGCCTCCCTGGGCGCCAAGGTCTTGCAGACCCGCTCGGTCGAGATGGCCATGAAGCATCGGGTGCGGGTCCAGGTGCTCTCGAGTTTTAAGGATCTTCCGGGAACCTTGGTGTGTGACGAGGACGAAATCGTGGAAAAAGAACTGGTGAGCGGCATTGCCTACAGCCGCGACGAGGCCAAGGTCACCCTGATGGCGGTCGCCGATCGCCCGGGCATCGCGGCCCGGATCTTCGGCCCCCTGGCCGAGGGCAACATCAACGTCGATATGATCGTTCAGAACATCTCGGCCGACGGTCAGTCCACCGACGTGACCTTCACGCTGCCGCGCGGCGACCTTGCCCGGGCTCTCAAATTGCTTGAAGATCATCGCGAGTCCATCAACTATCAGAAGGTGATCGCCGACAAGGCGGTGGTGAAGGTGTCGGTGATCGGCGTGGGCATGCGCAGCCATGCCGGTGTCGCTCAGACCATGTTCGCCGCCTTGTCGGAGAAGGGCATCAACATTCAGGTGATCTCGACCAGCGAGATCAAGGTCTCGGTCCTGATCGCCGAGGAATACATGGAACTGGCGGTGCGGGCGCTCCATACCGCCTATGGTCTGGACGCGGCCTGAAACCGCGACGTCAGAGCGGAGACTCCCCATGAAGGACGCCACCGAACAGCTCCCCGACGAGGGGTTGGCCCAGGCTTGGGCGCGTACACGTCTTAACGAGTTGTGGGCGCGCGGGCGCGCCTTCCTGGGGACCGAGGTCGCCGTCTTGGGTGGCGCCATGTCGTGGATCTCGGAACGCCATCTGGTCGCGGCTCTGAGCCAAGCCGGTGGCTTTGGCGTGCTGGCCGCCGGCTCCATGCCGCCGGCCCTCCTCGACGCCGAGATCAAGGCGACCCGCGCCCTCCTTGAGGAAGGCGGCGGCCAGAAGCCGTTCGGGGTGAACCTGATCACCATGCACCCCGAGCTTGATACCTTGATCGATGTCTGCCTCGCCAATCAGGTGTCGCACGTTGTCCTGGCCGGAGGCCTGCCCTCAGCGGCGGCGATCCGGCGGGTCAAGGAGGGCGGTGCGCGCTGCGTGTGCTTTGCCCCGGCCCTGGCGCTGGCGCGCAAGCTGGTGCGCTCGGGCGCCGATGCCCTGGTGATCGAGGGCACGGAAGCCGGCGGCCACATCGGCCCCGTCTCCACCACCGTGCTGGCCCAGGAGATCCTGCCCGAGGTCCATGATGTGCCGGTGTTCGTGGCCGGCGGCATTGGGCGGGGCGAGTCTATTGTGTCCTTCCTGGAGATGGGCGCGGCCGGGGTCCAGTTGGGCACCCGCTTTGTTTGCGCCACCGAGTGCATTGCGCATCCCAACTTCAAAAAGGTCTTTCTGCGCGCCAGCGCCCGCGATGCCCAGCCCACCCCCCAGGTGGACCCGCGCTTCCCGGTGATTCCGGTGCGCGCCTTGGTCAACAAGGGAACGCAGGCCTTCGTCGAGATGCAGCGCCAGGTGGTGAACCGCTTCCAGGCGGGCGAAATCGACCAAAAGACTGGTCAACTCGAGATCGAACACTTCTGGGCCGGTGCCTTGCGCCGTGCCGTGATTGAGGGCGACATCGAGACCGGATCCCTCATGGCCGGCCAAAGCGTGGGACTTGTCACCCGCGAACAGCCGGTCGCCGACATCATCGAGGAACTGTGCGAACAGGCGGTGAACACCTTGGCCCGGCGCGTCCCCCCGCCGCTTTCCTTCTAATCACCCCCGAGAGGGGAGCTTGACGCCATGACGCTGCGCGATCCGAACGCGCGCCGTTTGCTGGGGCGCCTGCGCGACGTCATGGCCGGCGGCGGCAGTGCCCAAGACCGCCTGGACCGGGTGACCATCCTTATCGCCGAGGCGATGGGGACGGACGTTTGCTCGTGCTATGTCCAGCGGGCCGGCGAGGTTCTGGAGCTTTTTGCCACCTGCGGCCTAACCCAGACCGCGGTTCACCATACCCGCTTGCGGGTGGGCGAGGGCCTGATCGGCGAGATCGCCGCGCTGGCCCGCCCCTTGCGCGTGGCCGATGCCTGGGCGCACCCGGCCTTTGCCTACCGCCCGGAAACGGGAGAGGAGGTCTTCAAATCCCTGATGGGCGTGCCCTTGGTGCGCGGCGGACGGGTCATTGGCGTGCTGGCGGTCCAGAACCGGGAAACCCGCGACTACCAGGACATCGAACAAGAGGCGCTGGAAACCGTTGCCATGGTCCTGGCCGAGCTTTTGGCCGGCTCGGGGCTGATCCCGCGCGACGAGGTGGGGCCGGCCGTGGGCAACGCCGTGCTGCCGCTGCGCCTTGAAGGCACCATTTTGAATCCCGGCATCGGCCTGGGCACCGCCGTCTATCACCAGCCCGAGGTCCATGTCACCAAGCTGCTGGGCGACGACCCGGAGAGCGAACTGGCGCGCCTGCGCGCCGCCATGACCGAAATGCGCGAGAGCCTGGACAGCATGCTGGCGGCCAGCGCCAAAGGACCCAGCGAAGCCCGGGAACTCCTGGAAACCTTCCGCATGTTCGCCGACGATGCGGGATGGATCAGCCGGATTTCCGAGCATGTCCGCGCCGGCCTCTCGGCCGAGGCTGCCGTGCGCAAGGTGGACGACGAGATGCGCCTGCGGCTGTCGCAGGTCTCGGACCCCTATATCCGCGAACGCCTGCACGACCTGGAGGACTTGGCGAATCGCCTGTTGCGCCACCTGACCGGCGAGCGCGGCACGGCGGCCAAAAGCGACCTGCCCGAGCACGTGATCCTGATTTGCCGCACCTTGGGCCCGGCTGAACTCCTGGACTACGA is a window of Pararhodospirillum photometricum DSM 122 DNA encoding:
- the siaC gene encoding biofilm regulation phosphoprotein SiaC — protein: METLEIAQTKASPLIRADWETGTITMCGDSYPENSFEFFQPLIDWVEAFLAHDSRPLLLELELLYLNTSSIRTLMDILDQLEEASRQGRLVRARWLYDAANERVGELAQEFKEDCTFPFDIVTKAEAS
- a CDS encoding aspartate kinase, which translates into the protein MARIVMKFGGTSVGDIDRIRNVARRVKAEVDAGNEVAVVVSAMSGETNRLVGFCDAIAELYDTREYDAVVSTGEQVTVGLLAMALQTLGVDARSWTGWQIPIHTDDAHGKARILSIDTSVVSQRLAQGQVAVVAGFQGLGTDNRITTLGRGGSDTSAVALAAALKADRCDIYTDVDGVYTTDPRIVAKARKLHRITYEEMLEQASLGAKVLQTRSVEMAMKHRVRVQVLSSFKDLPGTLVCDEDEIVEKELVSGIAYSRDEAKVTLMAVADRPGIAARIFGPLAEGNINVDMIVQNISADGQSTDVTFTLPRGDLARALKLLEDHRESINYQKVIADKAVVKVSVIGVGMRSHAGVAQTMFAALSEKGINIQVISTSEIKVSVLIAEEYMELAVRALHTAYGLDAA
- the siaD gene encoding biofilm regulation diguanylate cyclase SiaD, with product MKEALDLRVTTALAAAHPDPEDLRGLLQELFDRYQTQQRLLDRLTHISDRYQNAERDRGQTYAENYQRKVRQIEKIVRISDHYQAMLRSLNEHLHTISTHDELTGLPNRRYMRDRLAQEMAYAERHQSVFSLALADIDRFKTINDTWGHSMGDQVLAHTAALLQSEIREYDVCSRWGGEEFLLLFPSCPLAEALLLAERLRESVAVPATPSDLPGVTVSVGLTEVRPGDSLDDALKRADTALYKAKDQGRNRVITLSGRGLA
- a CDS encoding SiaB family protein kinase is translated as MIDQPPLRDPTLALAPDIYALREIFNRERIMLCFNGPVTAALIEEIGAALRRHMEGLAESSSAVSDVFSVYIEMTQNIRRYVQDHPDLALETASLFVSRDDTGHYVISAGNVVALPDGEALVQRINALAPLTKEELKRSFKAQLRQPRETLNGSAGLGLIDMARKATQPLLAALRPLEKDRSFFPCVLSCRVSLGGRRAPLFLVQGHSWKHLRSPKPKPAP
- the siaA gene encoding biofilm regulation protein phosphatase SiaA (SiaB is a threonine kinase acting on SiaC; SiaA is the matching phosphatase.); its protein translation is MTEPAATVLSAPGLRRWGLRAKTIALVLGATGLCGVFALVVSHFVIQDIRTDLGVALARENAFLTQQRAQATVGLELALSRRLAESLVLRAWLSDEENPDHRARFFEEGENFRRAFASKSYFVASETSRRFYYSDPDHAPTPAIGYTLQREAPTNAWYFATLAQPDGLWINVDHDKTFDVTNVWINVMVRDAQGRPLGVVGTGISLGRFVEQVLGTSHLSVTTMIVDTQGAVVAHPDPSRMEFDLAGKARAEKTVFSLFASSQDREQLKALMTAAHAKPDSVFTAVLGGETLSRMVAVAAVPSLDWLILASVDPQHRPVLTPRRLLIIGSLAGVLLLSLALATGLGFDRLVLRPLADLSRSLRRVGTGEYDLPPLSSRQDELGELTRAFDGMARQVRAHSDHLEHLVSERTHELMAVHARLSDTHRLLTDSVRYASLIQRAILPDRLLEENCPGSYFVLWRPRDVVGGDFYVYRANQRGCLFGVVDCAGHGVPGACMTMIAHAALEVALRDGPPDDPAGLLARTDAVARSMLPASERDARVATSIDMGLVFVALDTQTLTFAGAHLSLLWSHGGESGEIPGDRRGLNDRKPGHYTNTTLPLVHGRTYYLVTDGLLDQAGGAHGFGFGPSRFRAWMNTHADLALDLQKASLEQTLDAYRGDQGQRDDITVLAFRFESSA
- the ubiG gene encoding bifunctional 2-polyprenyl-6-hydroxyphenol methylase/3-demethylubiquinol 3-O-methyltransferase UbiG translates to MTTTSPSTALPAELAKFSAMADAWWDPEGKFKPLHKFNPVRIAFIRDHMAQHFGRSLDVERPFEGLRLLDVGCGGGLLCEPLARLGFEVVGIDAAERNVGTASNHAQRSGVPVTYRVATPEDLAAEGATFDAVLIMEVVEHVADLDLFFQSVGALLRPGGALVGATLNRTVKALALAKFGAEYVLRWLPRGTHDWRKFLKPSEFSDGLRRAGVETRDLAGMTFNPLSGEWSKTTDVSMNYLLFAVRP
- a CDS encoding NAD(P)H-dependent flavin oxidoreductase, producing MKDATEQLPDEGLAQAWARTRLNELWARGRAFLGTEVAVLGGAMSWISERHLVAALSQAGGFGVLAAGSMPPALLDAEIKATRALLEEGGGQKPFGVNLITMHPELDTLIDVCLANQVSHVVLAGGLPSAAAIRRVKEGGARCVCFAPALALARKLVRSGADALVIEGTEAGGHIGPVSTTVLAQEILPEVHDVPVFVAGGIGRGESIVSFLEMGAAGVQLGTRFVCATECIAHPNFKKVFLRASARDAQPTPQVDPRFPVIPVRALVNKGTQAFVEMQRQVVNRFQAGEIDQKTGQLEIEHFWAGALRRAVIEGDIETGSLMAGQSVGLVTREQPVADIIEELCEQAVNTLARRVPPPLSF